The DNA region CGTCGCGTATTCGCCGTAGCAGCGCGGCGGGGCAGCCGCATCGGCGCCGGTCTGCGTGATTGTGGCAGCGATCAGGAGCAGCCCTCCGGTGACCACGATCAGGAGATTCCGCCGCTTGGACGTGGACGGGACGGTGCGGCTTCGGTCAGCGGCCGAGGCTGCCAGTGCAGGTGCGATGGCGCGGCGCGGCGCCAGGTGGCTGTGCTTCATGCTGTCTCTCCCATGGGCTTGTGGGCACGGCGTGTGCTGGGCCGCGCCTACGGTTGGGTGGTACAGCAGCCACGATGCTGTCCCGGTGTCCTGGTCCGCATGGGGCATGGTGTCCTGGACAGTCGGGCTCTTTGACGGGGTGTCGGAGCCGGTTCAGTCGGAGTGGAGGGTCAGGCCGGCGTCACGGGCTTGCTGCCCGGCCTGTGTGCGGTCGCGGGCGGGGAGCTTGGCCAGGACGGCCGAGACGTGATTGCGTGCCGTCTTCCCGCTGATCCCCAGCCGCTGCGCAATGACCTGGTTGGAGCAGTCCGTGGCCAACAGGGCGAGCACCTGGTGCTCTCGGTCGGTCAGCTGGGGGAACAGATGGAGCCGCAGGTGGTCTGAGGAGAGACGGGCCCGGATCCGGTCGCTGAGCCGGGGGTCGAAGAACATCGCACCGCGGGCGACGGTGCGCACGGCCTCCAGGATCGTGGCCGGCTCGGCATGCTTGGACAGGTAGCCCAAAGCACCCGCATCCATCGCGGCCGTCAGGCGCTGGTCGTCGTCATAGGCCGTGAGGATCAGCACCTGGACCGGGGGCTCCAGGCGGTGCAACAGGCGGGCGGTCTCGATGCCGTTCTGGTCGGGCATCTCGATGTCCAGGACAGCCACATCGGGACGGTGTTCCACGACGAGCTGCGCGGCCTGCCGCCCTGTGCTGGCGGTCGCCACGACCCTCATGTCCTCGGTGGCTGCAAGCCGGGCGGCGAGCCCTTCGAGGAAGACAGGATGGTCCTCAGCGATCAGGACGGTGATCGGGCGTGTGCTCATGGCGCCTGCTGGGCAGAGTGGCCGGACGGTGGACAGGGCAGGACAGCGTGCACGGCGGTCCCCCCGCCATGCCGGATACGCACGGTGCACCGGCCGCCCAGTTCCTCGGCACGTTCGCGCATCGACCGCAGCCCGAAGCCGGGACCACGGTCATCGATGACGACCGGCAATCCGACGCCGTCATCGACCACCTCAAGCTGCAGCAGAAGCGCTTCCCCATCGAAGGTCGACAGCCTGAGCGGACCGGACGGCGCGGCGAAGCCGATGCGGACCAGGCAGTGGGAGGCGTGCGCATGGCGGATGCAGTTGGCCATTGCCTCCACCGCGATGTGGTAGGCGGCGACTTCGACGGCGGCCGGCAACCCGGTGGTCCCGGCAGGGCCGACCACCTCCCAGTGCGGAGTGCCGGCCGTATCCGCCGCCAGGTCGTGCATCCTGAGCCGGATCGCCTCCATGAGACCGAGGGAGTCCAGCGCCGGGGGGCGCAAGCCTTCCACCAGAAGGCGCAGATCATGGGCGGTGGTGCGCATGCCTGCCGCGCTCTCGAGCAGCAGGCGGTGAGCGCTGTCGAAACGATCCGGGTCGACCCGCGGCAGGACCGGCATGTCCTCGCCATCAGCAGGCGTCGGCGAGGAGGTGATGTGACTGCGCCAGCTGTCGAGCAGGGCGAGGGCTGCCTCGGTCTTGAGTGACAGTCCGGAGAGGGTGGGGCTGAGCCCGTCATGAAGATCCCGGCGCAGCCTCCGACGTTCGTCCTCACGGGTGGCGACGGCGGCGGTGCGTGAGCGCAGCACCTCTTCATGGAGGGCCACCGCCTGCATGGCGGGGCCGAGCTGCGCGGCCACCTCCCCCAAGAGGGCCAGATCGGACGCGGACAACGGCTCGTCGACCTCGCGGGCGGAGACGGTCAGGCGGCCGACGGCCCGGCCGTGGTGGTACATCAATTGGCTGTAGCGGGCACCGACCGGGGCCCCCGAGTGCTCGGCCGTGCGAAAGCCGCCGGGCGCGGTCGGATCCGTGAACTCGACGGCTGCGTAGGGCAGTCGCAGAGCCTGGGTGACGGCTACCACCACATGCGGCAGCGCCTGTTGGGGAGAGGGAATCTGCGCCAGGGCCCGCCCCAGCGCCCGCAGTGTCTCGGCGGGCTGCTCCCGTCCGCCGAACAAACGCTGGGCGGCACGGCGGCGGATCGCCTCGCGCACCGGCAGGGCAATCACCGCAACCGACACTGCCGCGGCAGCCGCCACCGTGGTGTCGGACGCCGCCGTGGTCGCCGCCGCTACGGTGACCGACAGGTAGCAGCCGAACAGCACGGCCGCCAAAGCGGTGTAGCCCAGGGCTCGGCTGATGACCCGCTCGATGGCGTACAGGTGGTAGCGCAGTATCGCGACGGTGATGCCGACCAGGATGGGCAGGCCGGCCAGGCCCACCCACCGGATGGTCGTGGGCCGGTAACCGACGACGATGTCGGGCACGAGCCAGAGCGCGAACAGGCCGAGTCCGGACAGCAGCCCGCCACCGAGCACCCAGCGCAGGGGACGACGGTGTCGGGGCACGGCCCGGCGGTACACCTGGAGCGAGAAAAGCCCGGCAGCGATCCAGCAGGCCACGGTGACGGTTTCCTGACCCGCGTGGATCCACCCGATCGCCGGCATCCCCGAAGGGCCCAGGACCAGTACGCCCCCGGTCCATCCTGCGAGCAGCAGCAACGGCCCGCCATAGGCGGCAGCGCTCAGCCACCGATAACTGCCCGGCCGGTGGGCTCGCAACGGGACCAGAGCAAGCGCCACCATGGCTCCCCAGGCGAGTGACCCGCCGCCCAGAGTGGCAATGTGATACAGCCAGAACAACGCACTGCCCGTCGCCGCATCCAGCGCTGTCATCCCGACCGCCGGTCCAGCGGCCAGCCAGGCGAACATGCCGGCGAAACCGAGCAGCAAAGGGGTGCCCGTGGGGGCAGCCGGGCGGCGGGCACGCAACCACAGGGCCAGCACACCGAGGATGCTCAGGTAGAGCAACGGGCCGGAAAAGGTGACCAGCTGCCTGCCCAAGGGCGGTCGGGCTAAGGCCACTTCCACCTCCATCGGCGCCCCGTCCCGTAACAGCTCATAGCGCAGCACAGCACCGGAACGCAAGGTCTGATCCGGTACCGAGCCCACGCCCTCGGCCAGGGAATATCCCTCGATCGCGATGACTACATCATCGTTCCTGACCTGCTTCGCATGGGAAAACCACTGCCCCACCACGAGCCTCGCAGGCAGCCAATCAGCACGCGAATAACGCACATCGGTACCGTCACAGGGCGTATCCAAACGGAGTGCAAAACCCCAACAGCCCAAGGCGACAAGGGCTCCTGCCAGCACCGTGGCGAATGGAACCCGGACAGGCAGTGCCGAATCCCTCAGCGCCCGCATCCTTCACATCATGAGGCACCCCACCTGCCGCGGCAACAGCCGTACAGCCGCGGCAAAAGGACGCGACAGCAGTATCACGGACGCGAACAGCACCCTGGCCCGCCCGCCCCACGGCGGGCGTGACTACGCTGAAGAGCCGTGCGGGATCAGCATCTCTCGCAGGTCCTGACACGAGGGCAGCGGGGCCCCGCTGGGCTCCCACGAGCGGGGCTCCGCGGGAGCGGTGGGACTGTTGTCGGCAGAAGGTTCCGGACCTGACTAATTGTCAGATGTCGGGTCGCTGCGGCGCGTTGAGCCTTGCATTAAACGATGGGTGCAGCTCGTCTTGAGGGAGGGGCGCGATCAAGCGATGGCATGAGTGCGTCAGGGTTCCCTGACTGCTGCGGCCGCCGCAGCCCGCAGTTCGGCTGTGTTCACCCCGGGGTCCTCGAGCAGGGCAGTGGTGTGTTCGTTGTGGTCGAGGATCAGTGCGAGCAGGCGGGCAGAGGCGAAAGGGCTTCTTGGTGAGGCTTTGCGAGAGGTGGAGGATCTACTCCACCGCGGGTGCCCAGGGCAGATCCCGAGCGTGGCCGAGCCTTCCTGGCGTGCCGGGTGGCAGCCAGCCGGGCGGCTCAGCAGGCGTCACTCTGGGGGTGGTTCAGAGGGTGTCGGCGATGAAGTCGGTGGCGGCTGGCATATTGTCGGCGCTGACGTGCTCGATGCCGCCTTCGTGTTCGGCGAACCGCTTGAGTTCTTCGGGCTGTTGACAGCGGTCTCGTACTGGTTGACGGCGTAGGTGCGACAGTACCGCGCGCACCCCGATCGGATAGGTCACGAACCACCACCGTCCTGACGAAGCGTCAGCCCAAAGGCTTGAGACGGACACGCTGGCCAGGAAAGTGAAGGAGCGCAACCGGGATACTAGGCTCTCGAAGCCGACATCCGGGCCTGGATAAGGGCTGGAACGAAGACCCCAAACCGTTCATCTGCAATAGCAGGCCGGATCGCATTTTTGTGCCGCCTCCAGATTCATCATTCATCACAGCAAAGGCCATAAATGTCGCGAATAGCTGCCAAACTTCGTTCGCGTATGCCTGAAGCGTCGTCGACAGGTCTCCTCGGGTGGTCCGGCAGCACCTTTGCCATCGCAGCCGTCATTGCCGTCGCCGTGATCGCCGTACGGCTCTCGATGGTGCACCAGCAGTCCCCCGACTACACCAGGTTCCTGAAGCCCTGGTACCAGCACATCTCCGCGAACGGTGGCTTCCACGCCCTCAAGGACCCCGGCTTCTCCGACTACAACGTCCCCTACCTCTACTTCCTGGCGTTGTTGACGCACTTGCCGATCTCGCCGCTCGCCGGGATCAAGGCGATCTCAGTCGGATTCGACCTGCTCCTGGCGATTTTTGCGTTCCGGATCACGGCCCTGCGCCATCCTGGCCGGCCGGGTCTGGCCCTCGCCGCCGGGGGCATCGTCCCGCTCCTGCCGACGGTGACGGCCAACAGCGGCTGGTGGGGCCAGGCTGACTCGATATTCACCGCTTTCATCCTCGGAGGGATCTACTTCGTACTGCGCCACCGTCCGTGGTGGGCCTGCACCTTCTTCGGGCTAGCGCTCGCGTTCAAACTGCAGACCGTCTTCATCTTCCCGTTCCTGTTCGTGCTGCTCCTCACCCGGCGGTTGCCCTCGAAGGCCCTCTTGGCCATTCCCGCCGTCTACCTGGCCCTAGACGTGCCCGCACTTCTGCTCGGCGCCGACCCGGTGCAGCTCCTGACCATCTACGCGCGACAGACCGGCACCTACCAGTTCCTCACCATGAACGCGCCGTCCGTGTACCAGTTCGTCACATCGGGCGACCACGCCGACGCCATCCGCTCGGCGGGCATCCTTGGCACCGGGTTCGTTGTGCTCGCGCTGACGGCACTGGTCGTGTTCTCGCGCGTCGGCCGTGCGTCCATGCGGCTCGGTGGACGCGACAGTGAGATCACTTCGACGCGCATCCTCCTGATGGCCACCGTCTCAGCCGTTCTCGTGCCGTTCCTGCTGCCGTCGATGCACGAACGCTACTTCTATGTGGCGGATGTGCTGAGCGTGCTCTCGGCGTTCTACCTGCCCAAGCAGCTCTGGCTGCTACCCGTCGTGGTGCAGATCTCATCGTTCGGCTCGTACCTGCAATACCTCAGATACCAGGAGCTCAACCGCATGCCCGACATGGCGCTCTGCGCCGGCCTCATGGCTGCGGCAGTCATCTGGCTGCTGGCCGTCACTGTCCTGGAGTTCCGCCGGGGGGACAACTCCCCGGGACCGGCCATCCCCGGACCCGTCGCCGAGCATGTCCAGCCCCGTACTCCGTTGGCATAGGCCAACGATCCATCACGCAAGCCGAGAGGGTGGCGGAAGCCAAGCTCGGCGGTATCCCGGTCCGCCACGGCAGATGGCTGCCGTCGCCAACATCTACCGTGCCGCATCGGCGGTCCGGCGGCACCTGGAGAACTGTGTGCTGCGTGGTGCGGACCTGACCTGGACGGCATTCGTCGTGCTGTGGGTGGTGTGGATCTGGGCGCACGGTGTCCAGCGGGCCGGACATCTTCGCCAGCGTCAGCTTCCCGTCCCGGTACCGGAACGCACTGGAGGTGTACTCCGCCGACCTGCGCGACTTCTTGCGGAACTTGAAACGCGGGCACCTGGCCCGCTTCGCAGGAATCCGATTCCTCCCCCGGCTTCACTCAAGGCGAGGATTTCCCTGGAGGTTTCCGATGAAGATCTCGCTCCGGCTACCCGGCTCACCCCAGATTGCTGGGAAATGTCAAACTGCCATGAGTCAAGCCGGGTGCGATTTCAGGATCTTCTGGGCACTCCTAGGCAGCAAGTTGTTGGGGGAAGCCCAGCACGTCAGCGTGGATTGTTCCGCTGGTGGCACCCAGTGGGGCGCCGGGACGGTGATTGCGTGAGGCAATGATCTCGGCGAGTACGGAGATCGCCGTCTCATGCACGGTGCGGCTGCCGATGTCGAGTCCGCACGGGGCATGAATGCGGCTCAGCTGCGCGGAGGAGAGACCGGCCTGCTGGAGGCGGTGGCGGCGGTCGGCTGCGGTCTTCCGGCTGCCGAGGGCACCGATGTAGCCGGCTGAGGTGGCGAGGGCTGCCGCGAGAGCTGGTTCGTCGAACTTGGGGTCGTGGGTGAACACCAGCACGGCGTCCCGTGGGCCGAGGTCCTGGCCCCGGAGCACGTCCTGCGGCCACCCGACGACGACCTTCGCGGCGCGGGAGAAGCGGGGCGAGCGGGCGAAGCGCTCGCGGGCGTCGCAGATCGTGACGTCGTAGCCGAGTTCCCGCGCCAGGGGTGCGAGTGCGGCGGAGAAGTCCACTGCACCGACGATGATCATCCGGGGCGTCGACGCGAAGCTCTGCAGGTGTACGCGCAGGTCCTGGCCCGCCGTTGTGCCGTCGGTGTCGAAGGTTCGTACGGCAGTGATGCCCTGGTCGAGCAGGCCGTCGAGTTCCCGAAGGACGTTCCGGTCCAGCTGGGTGATTTCGCCCAGTGTGCCCAGCGGCAGCCCATCGACCAGGGCGAGCTTCGCTCCGGCGTGCGGTCCGTCGAGGAGGGTGGCGACGGCTGCGTGGCGGTGGGCGAGGACCGCTTCCAGGACGGCGAGTTCGGTCTGTGCGTCAGCTCCGCGCACTTCGTGGAGGAAGATGTGGACCGTGCCGCCGCACATGAGGCCGACGTCCCCGAGGTCGTCTTCCGAGACCCCGTAGGTGACGAGCTTCGGCGGCCCTCCCGCGAGGATGAACTCGGCCTCTTCCACGAGGGCCGCTTCCACGCAGCCTCCGGTGAGGGAGCCCTCGATCGCGCCGCGTTCGTCGATCACCATGCGCGCTCCGGCCGGTATCGGGGCCGAGCCGTCGACGCCGACAAGGAGGGCACTCACCATGCGTCGCTTCTCTCGCAGCCGCGTGGCGGCGGCGGACAGGGTGGCGAGCGCAGTCTGGGACTCGGTGGACGAAGGGGTCGACATCACGCAGCCTCCTTGATCGGAACCGGGCCACTGCTTGCGTCGAGGGCCGACGGACCGGCGGATCCGCATAGCTTGTGGGTGTGAAGACGGCGGTCGGCAATGGCGCGGTGCACCACCGCTCCGACCGCTCCGCCGATCATGGGAGCGATCAGGTAGACCGCGAGATCGGCGGTCTGTCCCGACCACAGCGCAGGACCGAACTGGCGCGCGGGGTTGGAACTTCCGCCGCTCAGCGGGCCGAGGACGACGATGTTCGCGGCCACCAGGAGAGAGACGGCGTACGGGACCATCCCACGGCTGCGCCCGGAAGGCATGGAGAGGAGAAACCCGACGACCAGGACGATGACCGCGACGCCGCTGGCCTCGGCGAGCGCGACCTCGGACCAGTTCCAGGCGGGTGAGGGCAAGGCCACCCCATAGTTGACGGGCGGCAGTCCGCTCGTCCTTCCCCAGACGAGCCGTCCCAGGCCGGTGCCGACGATCGAGCCGGCAAGCTGGGCGATGACGTAGCCCGCCACGTCGCGGCCTGGGAAGGCCCGCATAAGCCACAGCGCCAGCGTGACCGCGGGGTTCATGTGTGCCCCCGAACGCCGCCCCCAAGGTGACAAGACCAGGGAGAACAGGACAATCGCCACAACCAGCGCCGCTACGGATAGTTCGCCGCGCGGTGAGCCCAATTCGGCGATCGCTGGGGCCACGTGCAGAGCCCAGACAGTGGTGATCACGGTGAATGTCAGCACGGTCGCGAGCGCGAACTCGATCACTGGGGTCGTGAGACTTTCAGGCAGATTCAGTCGGCGCCTCCTCTCCGCTGTCACTCCGTTTTCTGTATGCGTCGACAACGTTTCCCTCCTCGTCGGCGAGTCAACGGCAGCCAGCGGCGGAGGTGCGGTCCACCGCTGGAACCGGCGGCCGGCCCGGTGCCGGCTTTTGCTCATGACGTGCCGACGTTGGGCTCCCCGACGACCGGTCCGATCAGGTCCGCGCAGGCGCCACGGGCCTGCTGGACGCGGTCGTCGTCGAGCATGAACGCGAGGAACTGGTCGGCCAGCGGGTACTCCGCGAGCGGGCGCAGGCCGGTGGGGGCGGGCAGGTCGGCGCGGGGCGACCAGGTGCCCAGGGTGGCCTGCTGCTCGGCGGCCAGGAACCACGACATGTACAGCTTCGCGGTGCTGGGGTGCGGGCAGTTGTTGAAGATCGCCGCGGTCTGCGGCCAGACCGGCATGACGTCCTGCGGCACGTGGACCGCGGTGGGCCTGCCGGCCGCGATGTCCGCCATGGTCAGCGCCACGATGCTGTCCATGGAGACGTCGGCGTCGCCTGCGGCGATGCGGTCGGCCACGCCCAGGTGGCCGCGGATGAACTGGGCGCCGCTGTGGACGTAGTCGGCGACGAAGTCCCACCCGTAGCGCTCGGCGAGGGTCGCGTACAGGTACAGGGTGATGTCGTCGTCGTGGGGGTAGGTGGTGATGGCGCGTCCCCGGAAGAGCGGGTCGAGGAAGTCGGTGGCCACGGTGGGCATGAGGTCATCGGGCACCGTGTCGGTGTTGCGGGTGTAGGCAAGCGCGTGCACGATCAGCCCGTGGTAGGTGCCCTCGGTGTCCTTGAAGGCCGCCGGGATGTGCTCGGAGCCGTCGGGCTGGTAAGCGGTGAGGACCGAGC from Streptomyces sp. NBC_00258 includes:
- a CDS encoding response regulator transcription factor, with product MSTRPITVLIAEDHPVFLEGLAARLAATEDMRVVATASTGRQAAQLVVEHRPDVAVLDIEMPDQNGIETARLLHRLEPPVQVLILTAYDDDQRLTAAMDAGALGYLSKHAEPATILEAVRTVARGAMFFDPRLSDRIRARLSSDHLRLHLFPQLTDREHQVLALLATDCSNQVIAQRLGISGKTARNHVSAVLAKLPARDRTQAGQQARDAGLTLHSD
- a CDS encoding sensor histidine kinase; the protein is MRYSRADWLPARLVVGQWFSHAKQVRNDDVVIAIEGYSLAEGVGSVPDQTLRSGAVLRYELLRDGAPMEVEVALARPPLGRQLVTFSGPLLYLSILGVLALWLRARRPAAPTGTPLLLGFAGMFAWLAAGPAVGMTALDAATGSALFWLYHIATLGGGSLAWGAMVALALVPLRAHRPGSYRWLSAAAYGGPLLLLAGWTGGVLVLGPSGMPAIGWIHAGQETVTVACWIAAGLFSLQVYRRAVPRHRRPLRWVLGGGLLSGLGLFALWLVPDIVVGYRPTTIRWVGLAGLPILVGITVAILRYHLYAIERVISRALGYTALAAVLFGCYLSVTVAAATTAASDTTVAAAAAVSVAVIALPVREAIRRRAAQRLFGGREQPAETLRALGRALAQIPSPQQALPHVVVAVTQALRLPYAAVEFTDPTAPGGFRTAEHSGAPVGARYSQLMYHHGRAVGRLTVSAREVDEPLSASDLALLGEVAAQLGPAMQAVALHEEVLRSRTAAVATREDERRRLRRDLHDGLSPTLSGLSLKTEAALALLDSWRSHITSSPTPADGEDMPVLPRVDPDRFDSAHRLLLESAAGMRTTAHDLRLLVEGLRPPALDSLGLMEAIRLRMHDLAADTAGTPHWEVVGPAGTTGLPAAVEVAAYHIAVEAMANCIRHAHASHCLVRIGFAAPSGPLRLSTFDGEALLLQLEVVDDGVGLPVVIDDRGPGFGLRSMRERAEELGGRCTVRIRHGGGTAVHAVLPCPPSGHSAQQAP
- a CDS encoding XdhC family protein; translated protein: MSTPSSTESQTALATLSAAATRLREKRRMVSALLVGVDGSAPIPAGARMVIDERGAIEGSLTGGCVEAALVEEAEFILAGGPPKLVTYGVSEDDLGDVGLMCGGTVHIFLHEVRGADAQTELAVLEAVLAHRHAAVATLLDGPHAGAKLALVDGLPLGTLGEITQLDRNVLRELDGLLDQGITAVRTFDTDGTTAGQDLRVHLQSFASTPRMIIVGAVDFSAALAPLARELGYDVTICDARERFARSPRFSRAAKVVVGWPQDVLRGQDLGPRDAVLVFTHDPKFDEPALAAALATSAGYIGALGSRKTAADRRHRLQQAGLSSAQLSRIHAPCGLDIGSRTVHETAISVLAEIIASRNHRPGAPLGATSGTIHADVLGFPQQLAA
- a CDS encoding MIP/aquaporin family protein codes for the protein MIEFALATVLTFTVITTVWALHVAPAIAELGSPRGELSVAALVVAIVLFSLVLSPWGRRSGAHMNPAVTLALWLMRAFPGRDVAGYVIAQLAGSIVGTGLGRLVWGRTSGLPPVNYGVALPSPAWNWSEVALAEASGVAVIVLVVGFLLSMPSGRSRGMVPYAVSLLVAANIVVLGPLSGGSSNPARQFGPALWSGQTADLAVYLIAPMIGGAVGAVVHRAIADRRLHTHKLCGSAGPSALDASSGPVPIKEAA
- a CDS encoding ABC transporter substrate-binding protein produces the protein MNSTLTDNPQWEQLYQAALREGGALSLYGGGPVTLYTGAAAAFEKAFPGITVDITATFSNILAPKIDAQIAAENLEVDLAIFQTVQDFYHWKQRSVLTAYQPDGSEHIPAAFKDTEGTYHGLIVHALAYTRNTDTVPDDLMPTVATDFLDPLFRGRAITTYPHDDDITLYLYATLAERYGWDFVADYVHSGAQFIRGHLGVADRIAAGDADVSMDSIVALTMADIAAGRPTAVHVPQDVMPVWPQTAAIFNNCPHPSTAKLYMSWFLAAEQQATLGTWSPRADLPAPTGLRPLAEYPLADQFLAFMLDDDRVQQARGACADLIGPVVGEPNVGTS